A DNA window from Paraburkholderia sp. IMGN_8 contains the following coding sequences:
- a CDS encoding branched-chain amino acid ABC transporter substrate-binding protein, protein MLNTSRKYFAAGLAAVAMSLASSQSFAQQVVKIGVSAPLTGAGAANGKDIENGVRLALEEANAQHTKLGGQEVRFELDSVDDQGDPRIGVQVAQKLVDDGVVAVVGYYNSGVALPSSPIFAKAGIPLIDPAATNPAITRQGLKNVFRIIATDAQNSGNAGKYAVMVTKAQRIAVMDDRTAFGQGAVEEFKKAVVVAGGHIVASEYTNDKAVEFNAQLTNIKAANADLLYFAGLDNQAALLTKRMSQLGMKTQFVGSGGIADSIFLGVAGSAAEGAMAWEYGRPVESLPQGKAFAEKFKKRFGVDTLTYAPFAYDCAWVAINAMKQTNSAKPEVFMAALRTMQYDGITGKIEFDSYGDLKHPTSTLYQVKGAKWKPVTTISTE, encoded by the coding sequence ATGCTCAACACTTCAAGAAAATATTTTGCCGCCGGGCTGGCTGCCGTCGCCATGTCGCTTGCAAGCAGCCAATCGTTTGCACAGCAGGTCGTCAAGATCGGTGTGTCGGCTCCGCTGACCGGCGCCGGAGCCGCCAACGGAAAGGACATCGAGAACGGTGTTCGCCTCGCTCTCGAAGAAGCCAACGCCCAGCATACGAAGCTGGGCGGGCAGGAGGTGCGCTTCGAGCTGGACTCCGTCGATGATCAGGGCGACCCGCGAATTGGTGTGCAAGTAGCCCAGAAACTCGTCGACGACGGAGTGGTAGCCGTGGTGGGCTACTACAACTCTGGAGTCGCGTTGCCCTCGTCGCCGATATTTGCCAAGGCTGGCATTCCGTTGATAGACCCCGCTGCCACGAACCCGGCCATAACCAGGCAAGGGCTGAAGAACGTCTTTCGTATTATCGCCACCGACGCACAGAACTCCGGCAATGCAGGAAAGTACGCGGTAATGGTCACCAAGGCGCAGCGCATTGCAGTGATGGACGACCGCACGGCATTCGGCCAGGGAGCCGTGGAGGAATTCAAGAAGGCTGTCGTCGTCGCCGGCGGCCATATCGTCGCCTCGGAATACACCAACGACAAGGCCGTCGAATTCAATGCGCAGCTCACTAATATCAAGGCGGCGAACGCGGACCTGCTGTACTTTGCCGGCCTTGATAACCAGGCCGCGCTCCTGACCAAGCGGATGAGCCAACTCGGCATGAAGACGCAGTTCGTAGGAAGCGGGGGTATTGCCGACAGCATCTTCCTCGGCGTTGCGGGCAGTGCTGCCGAGGGCGCAATGGCGTGGGAGTACGGACGGCCTGTCGAGTCCCTTCCTCAAGGCAAGGCGTTCGCGGAAAAATTCAAAAAGAGATTTGGCGTGGATACACTGACTTACGCGCCATTCGCCTATGACTGTGCGTGGGTGGCTATCAACGCAATGAAACAGACAAATTCCGCAAAACCTGAGGTATTCATGGCCGCGTTGCGAACTATGCAGTACGACGGCATCACAGGAAAGATTGAATTCGATTCGTACGGTGACCTGAAACACCCGACGTCGACGCTCTATCAGGTGAAAGGCGCCAAATGGAAGCCTGTGACGACTATCAGCACCGAGTGA
- a CDS encoding Gfo/Idh/MocA family oxidoreductase, whose translation MNSTFTLAVAGIGKIARDQHLPAIAANPGFALVGCVSRNAQVEHVRNYADIDALLAAEPDLDAVSLCTPPQVRYAQARAALEAGKHVMLEKPPGASVSEVEALRELARARGRTLFATWHSRYASAVEPARAWLQGRTIHAVHVRWKEDVRRWHPGQQWIWEPGGLGVFDPGINALSIVTHILPREIVLCGAQLLVPRDVSTPIAAELDCIDTDGVPLRAEFDWRHGPVEQWEIDVETANGLLSITEGGKRLSIAGEPVVLEGEREYGALYEHFHGLIAHGAHDVDVRPLRLVADAFLLGRHVEVEAFGR comes from the coding sequence ATGAATTCGACTTTTACGCTGGCCGTGGCCGGCATCGGCAAGATCGCCCGCGACCAGCATCTGCCTGCTATCGCGGCGAACCCAGGCTTCGCGCTGGTCGGGTGCGTGAGCCGCAACGCGCAGGTCGAGCACGTGCGCAACTATGCTGACATCGATGCGCTGCTCGCCGCCGAGCCTGACCTCGACGCCGTCTCGCTGTGCACCCCGCCGCAGGTGCGCTATGCGCAGGCCCGCGCGGCGCTCGAGGCGGGCAAGCATGTGATGCTCGAAAAACCCCCCGGGGCGAGCGTGAGCGAGGTCGAGGCCCTGCGCGAGTTGGCGCGCGCTCGGGGACGCACGCTCTTTGCCACCTGGCACTCGCGCTATGCAAGTGCCGTGGAGCCGGCGCGAGCCTGGCTTCAGGGACGCACAATCCACGCCGTGCACGTGCGCTGGAAAGAGGACGTGCGCCGCTGGCATCCAGGCCAGCAATGGATCTGGGAGCCAGGCGGCCTTGGCGTGTTCGATCCGGGCATCAACGCGCTCTCCATCGTCACGCACATCCTGCCGCGTGAAATCGTGTTGTGCGGCGCGCAACTGCTCGTGCCGCGCGATGTGTCGACGCCGATCGCGGCCGAACTCGACTGCATCGACACAGACGGCGTACCTTTGCGCGCCGAGTTCGACTGGCGCCACGGTCCCGTCGAACAATGGGAGATCGACGTCGAAACCGCCAACGGGTTGCTCTCGATCACGGAAGGCGGGAAGCGTCTTTCGATTGCGGGCGAACCGGTTGTGCTCGAAGGCGAGCGCGAATATGGGGCGCTCTACGAACACTTTCACGGACTGATTGCGCACGGCGCCCACGATGTGGACGTGCGCCCGCTGCGCCTCGTCGCCGATGCGTTCCTGCTCGGACGGCATGTCGAAGTCGAGGCGTTCGGCCGCTAA
- a CDS encoding glycine betaine/L-proline ABC transporter ATP-binding protein codes for MNPNLTFAPGVMLSPGTMEAKDVAAAAERVAVSGTGILTVKNLSKIFGPKPERAAELIKQGLGRNEIFEQTGNMVAVNDVSLSVKAGEIFVVMGLSGSGKSTLVRLLNRLIEPTSGQVILEGRDIAPMSTLELRDVRRKKMAMVFQSFALLPNRTVLDNIAYGLEVTGIKKAQRYEIARTALTRVGLGSYEKLLPSELSGGMQQRVGLARALAVNPAVLLMDEAFSALDPLIRFEMQCELLRLQKEEQRTIVFISHDIEEAIKIGGRIGIMKDGCLIQVGTPAELIQSPADAYVRDFFRNVDVSRFLKASSLMTKIDRGLISCDVGTSSERYLNPLIDSGVECGYVCDESGRYQGCVTPASLHKTGTRPVRDALLPDVNAVSLDADLHQLAAVALSQDHDVPVTDAAGKLAGVVSCRTILKQVMERRAA; via the coding sequence ATGAACCCTAACCTGACATTTGCGCCGGGAGTTATGTTGAGCCCGGGCACAATGGAAGCGAAAGACGTTGCAGCGGCAGCCGAACGTGTCGCGGTTTCCGGAACCGGCATTCTTACGGTTAAAAATCTGTCGAAAATCTTCGGGCCCAAGCCCGAGCGTGCCGCGGAGCTGATAAAGCAAGGTCTTGGCCGCAACGAGATTTTCGAGCAGACCGGCAACATGGTGGCAGTCAACGACGTCAGCCTCAGCGTTAAGGCGGGCGAGATCTTTGTTGTCATGGGCCTCTCGGGTTCCGGCAAGTCAACGCTGGTTCGACTGCTCAACCGGCTGATCGAGCCGACGTCCGGCCAAGTCATTCTCGAAGGCCGCGACATTGCGCCCATGTCTACGTTGGAATTACGTGATGTGCGCCGCAAGAAGATGGCGATGGTGTTCCAGTCATTCGCGCTTCTGCCGAACCGCACGGTCCTCGACAACATCGCGTACGGACTGGAAGTTACCGGCATCAAGAAGGCGCAGCGCTACGAAATCGCGCGTACCGCGCTCACGCGAGTCGGTCTCGGCTCGTACGAAAAGCTGCTTCCCAGCGAGCTATCCGGCGGCATGCAGCAGCGGGTAGGCCTCGCACGTGCGCTTGCCGTTAATCCCGCCGTGCTTCTGATGGACGAAGCTTTCTCGGCGCTGGACCCGCTGATCCGGTTCGAAATGCAATGCGAACTTCTGCGGCTTCAGAAAGAAGAGCAGCGGACAATCGTCTTCATTTCACACGACATCGAAGAAGCCATCAAGATTGGCGGCCGGATCGGCATCATGAAGGATGGCTGCCTGATTCAGGTCGGCACGCCTGCGGAGCTTATCCAGTCGCCCGCGGACGCGTACGTACGGGATTTCTTCCGCAACGTCGACGTTTCCCGGTTCCTCAAGGCCTCCAGCCTGATGACAAAGATCGACCGGGGTCTCATTTCCTGCGACGTCGGCACATCCTCGGAACGTTACCTCAATCCGCTCATCGATAGCGGCGTCGAATGTGGCTATGTCTGCGACGAATCAGGCCGATATCAGGGCTGCGTCACGCCAGCCTCTCTGCATAAGACCGGTACGCGCCCCGTACGCGACGCCCTGCTCCCGGATGTGAATGCGGTTTCGCTGGATGCGGACTTGCATCAACTGGCCGCCGTTGCGTTGAGCCAGGATCACGACGTGCCCGTCACCGACGCGGCCGGAAAGCTCGCGGGCGTGGTGTCCTGCCGGACGATACTCAAGCAGGTTATGGAACGGAGAGCAGCATGA
- a CDS encoding LysR family transcriptional regulator → MLDTNPWYVRTRLKTRQLLLVVALAEEGNIHRAAAALNMTQPAASKLLRELEEMLGAVLFERMPRGVRPTLYGDALIRHARVVLGSLEQAQDELAALKAGRLGHVAVGAITSPGVRVLPAAVAAVKRVYANMRVSVEIDTSNVLLERLAQDKLDVVIGRLSAEHDKRQLRYEPLAGEPVCAVVRQGHPLLTGEPVALSDVQRGAWVVPPAGSVLRHRFELMFQRASLAPPSNVVETAALLFITRALEKSDMIAVLAEDVARYYAAHGMVEILPLPMDCRMDDFGLITPAEKLLSPAAALMIDALRAASRETYDLPYRVGADAVDTRTTSRGADVMRTRGSHRPT, encoded by the coding sequence ATGCTGGATACGAACCCGTGGTACGTCCGTACCCGCCTGAAAACCCGCCAGTTACTCCTCGTGGTTGCGCTGGCCGAAGAAGGCAACATCCACCGGGCGGCGGCGGCCTTGAACATGACCCAGCCCGCCGCCTCGAAACTGTTGCGCGAGTTGGAGGAGATGCTCGGAGCAGTTCTATTTGAGCGCATGCCGCGTGGCGTGCGGCCAACTCTCTATGGCGATGCGTTGATCCGCCATGCGCGCGTCGTGCTCGGCAGTCTCGAACAAGCACAGGACGAACTGGCCGCATTGAAGGCCGGGCGTCTGGGGCACGTTGCGGTGGGTGCCATCACCTCGCCGGGTGTGCGCGTGCTTCCGGCGGCTGTCGCGGCAGTCAAGCGCGTGTATGCGAACATGCGTGTCTCGGTCGAAATCGACACCAGTAACGTGCTGCTCGAGCGGCTGGCGCAAGATAAGCTCGACGTGGTGATCGGACGTCTGTCGGCGGAGCACGACAAGCGCCAGTTGCGCTACGAACCGCTGGCCGGCGAGCCCGTCTGCGCAGTGGTTCGGCAAGGCCATCCGTTGCTGACCGGGGAGCCAGTTGCGCTGTCCGATGTCCAGCGCGGCGCGTGGGTCGTGCCACCGGCCGGCAGCGTGCTGCGGCATCGCTTCGAGCTCATGTTCCAGCGTGCAAGCCTCGCTCCGCCCTCGAACGTCGTGGAGACGGCGGCGCTGCTCTTCATTACGCGGGCGCTCGAGAAGAGCGACATGATCGCCGTGCTCGCTGAAGATGTTGCGCGTTATTACGCGGCGCACGGCATGGTGGAGATCCTGCCTCTGCCGATGGACTGCAGGATGGACGACTTTGGGCTCATCACCCCGGCGGAGAAACTGCTCTCCCCCGCCGCGGCCCTGATGATCGACGCACTGCGCGCAGCGAGCCGCGAGACGTACGACCTGCCCTATCGCGTTGGCGCAGACGCCGTCGATACGCGTACAACCAGCCGCGGTGCCGACGTAATGCGCACGCGCGGCTCACACCGGCCGACCTGA
- a CDS encoding arabinose ABC transporter substrate-binding protein — MTSKIRRLTLRATLAAMCIAPLGMNLAARAEAPLKIGFLVKMPEQAWFINEQKAATALGQKDGFSVVNIGTPDGEKVLAAIDNLGAQGAKGFVICAPDVRLGPAIQARAKRYNMKFVTVDDQLVDSTGKPLPNVPHLGMSAFKIGNQVGTAISDEIKRRGWKPEEVGALRITNYELPTAKLRTDGATQSLLAGGFKKENIFDAPQKTTDDEGGFNASSPVLAQHPNIKKWVVFALNEESVLGGVRATEQLHIPAADVIGVGINGAGEAFAEFQKKEPTGFYGTIAVSSTMHGKESTENLVGWIKDGKQPPADTQTTGKLMVRGNWQDVRKELGI, encoded by the coding sequence ATGACCAGCAAGATCCGCCGGCTGACCCTTCGCGCAACCCTCGCGGCGATGTGCATCGCACCGCTCGGCATGAACCTCGCGGCGCGCGCCGAAGCGCCGCTCAAGATCGGATTTCTCGTGAAGATGCCGGAACAGGCATGGTTCATCAACGAACAGAAAGCGGCCACCGCACTGGGCCAGAAGGACGGCTTCTCGGTGGTCAACATCGGCACGCCTGACGGCGAAAAAGTGCTGGCGGCAATCGACAACCTCGGCGCACAAGGCGCCAAAGGCTTCGTGATCTGCGCGCCCGACGTGCGCCTCGGACCGGCAATTCAGGCGCGCGCGAAGCGCTACAACATGAAGTTCGTCACCGTCGACGATCAACTGGTCGACTCGACCGGCAAGCCGCTGCCGAACGTCCCGCACCTTGGCATGTCCGCGTTCAAGATCGGCAATCAGGTCGGCACGGCCATCTCCGATGAAATCAAGCGCCGCGGCTGGAAACCGGAAGAAGTCGGCGCGCTGCGCATCACGAACTACGAACTGCCGACCGCGAAATTGCGCACCGACGGCGCCACGCAATCGCTGCTCGCCGGTGGCTTCAAGAAGGAAAACATCTTCGACGCGCCGCAAAAGACCACCGACGACGAAGGCGGCTTCAACGCGTCGTCGCCGGTGCTTGCGCAGCATCCGAACATCAAGAAGTGGGTAGTCTTCGCGCTCAATGAGGAGAGCGTGCTGGGCGGCGTGCGCGCCACCGAGCAACTGCATATTCCGGCAGCGGATGTGATCGGCGTCGGCATCAACGGTGCGGGCGAGGCGTTCGCCGAATTCCAGAAGAAGGAACCGACGGGCTTCTACGGCACGATCGCCGTGAGCTCGACGATGCACGGCAAGGAGAGCACGGAGAACCTCGTCGGGTGGATCAAGGACGGCAAGCAGCCGCCCGCCGATACGCAGACCACCGGCAAGCTGATGGTGCGCGGCAACTGGCAGGACGTGCGCAAGGAACTTGGTATCTAA
- a CDS encoding glycine betaine ABC transporter substrate-binding protein encodes MNSNVLKSLVAKLAVSAVVTMVACVGSAVAAEPVKMAVTNWADVLAVANVAKYALETSLKQPVQFVQADIGIQYQGVARGDLDIMVGGWLPVTHATYYAKYKNDMDDVSVIYTGGKNGWAVPAYIPESQLSSISDLEKPDVKSKLNGTVQGIEPGGGLMQASEKTIKAYDLNGYNLQSSSEAGMLAGVQRAYQSKQWIVATVWSPHWLFQKWQMRYLKDPKGTLGGEEQVHAFASKQFATKFPQADVFFKHFKLTLADVEAIEFEGNATNDYATAAKKFVDAHPEKLKVWLQQ; translated from the coding sequence ATGAACAGCAATGTGTTGAAGTCGCTTGTTGCGAAACTGGCGGTGTCGGCGGTCGTTACGATGGTTGCCTGTGTGGGGTCGGCGGTCGCGGCCGAACCTGTCAAGATGGCGGTCACCAACTGGGCCGACGTTCTGGCCGTGGCCAATGTGGCCAAATACGCTCTGGAGACGAGCCTCAAGCAGCCGGTGCAGTTTGTTCAGGCCGATATCGGCATCCAGTACCAGGGCGTGGCCCGCGGCGACCTCGACATCATGGTGGGTGGCTGGCTGCCGGTGACTCATGCAACGTATTACGCGAAGTACAAGAACGATATGGACGACGTCAGCGTCATCTATACCGGCGGCAAGAACGGTTGGGCAGTGCCGGCATACATACCCGAGTCCCAGCTCTCGTCGATTTCCGACCTGGAAAAACCGGACGTCAAAAGCAAGCTGAACGGCACCGTCCAGGGTATCGAGCCCGGCGGCGGTCTGATGCAGGCGTCCGAAAAGACCATCAAGGCATACGACCTGAACGGCTACAACCTGCAATCGTCGAGCGAAGCAGGCATGCTCGCAGGCGTGCAGCGAGCTTATCAGTCGAAGCAATGGATTGTGGCCACGGTCTGGAGCCCGCACTGGCTCTTCCAGAAGTGGCAGATGCGTTATCTCAAGGACCCCAAGGGTACGCTGGGTGGCGAGGAGCAGGTTCACGCCTTCGCATCCAAACAGTTCGCCACCAAGTTTCCGCAGGCGGACGTTTTCTTCAAGCATTTCAAGCTGACTCTCGCTGACGTCGAGGCCATCGAGTTCGAGGGCAACGCCACGAACGACTATGCGACGGCAGCGAAGAAATTCGTCGACGCGCATCCGGAAAAGCTGAAGGTCTGGTTGCAGCAATAA
- a CDS encoding proline/glycine betaine ABC transporter permease — protein sequence MNSSVIGKFAEDGVNFLFQHFRGGFDAFSASLGAVIKLLQDGLAAIPFVAMLVILVAFALWRRGIVFSVFVGLALLAIQYMGLWAQTVSTLALVIAATFFSLVVGVPLGIWGARNKRVEMILRSLLDFMQTMPAFVYLIPAVILFGLGRVPAVIATIVFSMPPVVRLTTLGIRQVREELLEAGRAFGSTDMQLLWKIQLPNALPSIMAGVNQTIMMALSMVVVASMIGAGGLGEYVLSGIQRLDIGIGFEGGLGVVLLAIVLDRLTESFGVKAKKAKKAKRVTPGAGTAKAGTNAAART from the coding sequence ATGAACTCGTCAGTCATCGGGAAATTTGCAGAAGACGGCGTCAACTTTCTCTTTCAGCATTTCCGGGGCGGCTTCGACGCTTTCTCTGCCTCACTGGGTGCAGTAATCAAACTGTTGCAGGACGGCCTGGCCGCGATTCCGTTTGTTGCGATGCTCGTCATCCTCGTGGCATTTGCGCTGTGGCGACGCGGTATCGTGTTTTCGGTCTTCGTCGGCCTTGCACTTCTCGCCATTCAATACATGGGTCTGTGGGCTCAAACTGTCTCGACCCTGGCACTCGTTATCGCAGCGACCTTCTTCAGCCTGGTAGTGGGCGTGCCACTCGGCATCTGGGGCGCTCGCAACAAACGGGTGGAAATGATTCTGCGCTCGCTGCTCGATTTCATGCAGACGATGCCCGCCTTCGTCTATCTGATCCCTGCGGTCATCCTGTTCGGCTTGGGACGCGTCCCGGCGGTGATTGCCACCATCGTGTTTTCCATGCCGCCAGTCGTGCGCCTCACGACTCTGGGTATCCGGCAGGTGCGCGAGGAATTGCTGGAAGCAGGCCGCGCCTTCGGCAGTACGGACATGCAGCTTCTCTGGAAAATCCAGCTGCCGAATGCGCTGCCGTCAATCATGGCCGGCGTGAATCAGACCATCATGATGGCGCTTTCGATGGTTGTGGTGGCGTCGATGATCGGCGCTGGCGGACTGGGCGAGTACGTGCTGAGCGGCATTCAGCGTCTCGACATCGGGATCGGCTTCGAAGGTGGACTCGGCGTCGTGTTGCTTGCCATCGTACTCGACCGCCTGACGGAAAGTTTTGGCGTGAAGGCGAAGAAGGCAAAGAAGGCCAAACGAGTCACGCCCGGCGCGGGAACGGCAAAGGCCGGCACAAACGCCGCGGCGCGTACCTGA
- a CDS encoding aldehyde dehydrogenase (NADP(+)), with protein MTTQLTGELLIAGAARRGAGAPFQALDAATNEPIAQPVFHSALTADVDAACELADEAFDHYRALPAEKRAQFLDDCAARIEALGEPLIERAMAESGLPRARLEGERARTANQLRMFAALVRSGDALDARIEPALPERQPPRTDLRFWRIGVGPVAVFGASNFPLAFSVAGGDTASALAAGCPVVVKAHPAHPGTSELVGRAIQEAVAAAGLPAGVFALLFDAGHEVGSALVQHPAIRAVGFTGSRAGGLALVRLTAARAEPIPVYAEMSSVNPNLLLPGALAARGDALAREFVASATLGCGQFCTNPGLMLALAGAEFDAFAANAAREFSAAPAGVMLAAGILRAYEHGIERLMQHPQVMTLARGAAAPGRAQATLLRVSASDLLADPTLGEEVFGPSSVLVECANAVELRAVLRKIEGQLTITLHMEAADAELVRTLLPLIERKAGRVLANGFPTGVEVCDAMVHGGPFPATSDGHSTSVGTAAIERFLRPVCYQNLADGLLPDALRDANPLNVRRRFAGKPETPRAP; from the coding sequence ATGACAACGCAATTGACGGGCGAACTGCTGATCGCGGGCGCGGCGAGGCGCGGCGCGGGTGCGCCGTTCCAGGCGCTCGACGCCGCGACGAACGAGCCCATCGCGCAGCCGGTTTTCCATAGCGCCTTGACTGCCGATGTCGATGCGGCGTGCGAACTCGCGGACGAAGCGTTCGACCACTATCGCGCACTGCCCGCCGAAAAGCGCGCGCAATTCCTCGACGACTGCGCGGCGCGCATCGAAGCGTTGGGCGAGCCACTGATCGAACGCGCGATGGCCGAAAGCGGCCTGCCGCGTGCGCGCCTCGAAGGCGAGCGCGCGCGCACCGCGAATCAGCTGCGCATGTTCGCGGCGCTCGTTCGCTCCGGTGACGCACTCGACGCGCGCATCGAGCCCGCGCTGCCCGAGCGCCAGCCGCCGCGCACCGATCTGCGCTTCTGGCGCATCGGTGTGGGCCCCGTCGCGGTGTTCGGCGCGAGCAATTTCCCGCTGGCGTTTTCGGTGGCGGGCGGCGATACGGCCTCGGCGCTGGCGGCGGGCTGTCCCGTCGTCGTGAAGGCGCATCCGGCGCATCCGGGCACATCCGAGCTCGTCGGGCGCGCAATCCAGGAGGCCGTCGCGGCGGCCGGGTTGCCCGCGGGCGTCTTTGCACTTCTGTTCGACGCTGGCCACGAAGTCGGCAGTGCGCTCGTGCAGCATCCGGCGATCCGCGCGGTGGGCTTTACCGGTTCGCGCGCGGGCGGCCTCGCGCTCGTGAGGCTCACGGCGGCGCGTGCCGAACCGATTCCGGTCTACGCCGAAATGAGCAGCGTGAATCCGAACCTGCTGCTGCCGGGCGCGCTCGCCGCGCGCGGCGACGCGCTGGCACGCGAGTTCGTTGCGTCGGCGACGCTTGGCTGCGGCCAGTTCTGCACGAATCCGGGCTTGATGCTTGCCCTCGCGGGCGCCGAGTTCGACGCCTTCGCCGCCAACGCCGCGCGCGAATTCAGCGCCGCGCCTGCTGGCGTAATGCTCGCGGCAGGCATCCTGCGCGCATACGAGCACGGCATCGAGCGTCTCATGCAGCATCCGCAAGTGATGACGCTCGCGCGCGGCGCGGCAGCGCCGGGACGCGCCCAAGCGACGCTCCTGCGCGTAAGCGCGAGCGACCTGCTCGCCGATCCCACGCTCGGCGAAGAGGTGTTCGGCCCGAGCAGCGTGCTCGTGGAATGCGCGAACGCGGTCGAGCTGCGCGCGGTACTGCGCAAAATCGAAGGCCAGCTGACGATCACGCTGCACATGGAGGCCGCCGACGCTGAACTCGTGCGCACGCTCTTGCCGCTCATCGAGCGCAAGGCGGGCCGCGTGCTCGCGAACGGCTTTCCGACCGGTGTCGAAGTGTGCGACGCGATGGTCCACGGCGGCCCATTTCCGGCGACCTCGGACGGCCACAGCACGTCGGTCGGCACGGCCGCCATCGAGCGCTTCCTGCGCCCCGTGTGCTACCAGAATCTCGCCGACGGCTTGTTGCCCGACGCGCTGCGCGACGCCAATCCGCTGAACGTGCGGCGCCGTTTTGCAGGCAAACCGGAAACGCCGCGCGCGCCGTAA
- a CDS encoding IlvD/Edd family dehydratase translates to MSATKPKLRSQLWFGTTDKNGFMYRSWMKNQGIPDHEFDGRPIIGICNTWSELTPCNAHFRKLAEHVKRGVYEAGGFPVEFPVFSNGESNLRPSAMLTRNLASMDVEEAIRGNPIDAVVLLCGCDKTTPALLMGAASCDVPAIVVSGGPMLNGKLEGKDIGSGTAVWKLHESLKAGEIDLHHFLSAEAGMSRSAGTCNTMGTASTMACMAEALGVSLPHNAAIPAVDARRYVLAHMSGVRIVEMALEDLTLSKVLTREAFENAIRTNAAIGGSTNAVIHLKAIAGRIGVPLELEDWMRIGRNTPTIVDLQPSGRFLMEEFYYAGGLPAVLRRLGEANLLPHPNALTVNGKSIWDNMREAPNYNDEVIRPLDKPLIEDGGICILRGNLAPRGAVLKPSAATPELLKHRGRAVVFENFDHYKATIGDESLDVDKDSILVMKNCGPRGYPGMAEVGNMGLPPKLLRQGVKDMVRISDARMSGTAYGTVVLHVAPEAAAGGPLAAVRNGDWIELDCEAGRLHLDISDEELLRRLSDVDPVAAPGVAEQQGKGGYARLYVDHVLQADEGCDLDFLVGKRGAAVPRHSH, encoded by the coding sequence ATGTCGGCAACCAAACCCAAACTGCGCTCCCAACTGTGGTTCGGCACCACGGACAAAAACGGCTTCATGTACCGGAGCTGGATGAAGAATCAGGGCATTCCCGATCACGAATTCGACGGCCGGCCGATCATCGGCATCTGCAACACCTGGTCGGAGCTCACGCCCTGCAATGCGCATTTCCGCAAGCTCGCGGAGCACGTGAAGCGCGGCGTTTACGAGGCGGGCGGCTTCCCGGTCGAGTTTCCGGTGTTCTCGAACGGCGAATCGAACCTGCGTCCTTCGGCGATGCTCACGCGCAATCTCGCCTCGATGGATGTGGAAGAGGCGATTCGCGGCAACCCCATCGACGCCGTCGTGCTGCTGTGCGGCTGCGACAAGACCACGCCCGCGCTGCTTATGGGCGCGGCGAGCTGCGACGTGCCCGCCATCGTGGTGAGCGGCGGCCCAATGCTCAACGGCAAGCTCGAAGGAAAGGACATCGGCTCGGGCACGGCCGTGTGGAAGCTGCACGAGTCGCTCAAGGCGGGCGAGATCGACCTGCATCATTTCCTCTCGGCCGAAGCGGGCATGTCGCGCTCGGCGGGCACCTGCAACACCATGGGCACGGCCTCGACGATGGCGTGCATGGCCGAGGCGCTCGGCGTCTCGCTGCCGCACAACGCCGCGATTCCCGCCGTCGATGCGCGCCGCTACGTGCTCGCGCACATGTCGGGCGTCCGCATCGTGGAGATGGCGCTCGAGGACCTCACGCTCTCCAAGGTGCTCACGCGCGAAGCGTTCGAGAACGCGATCCGCACCAATGCCGCGATCGGTGGCTCGACCAATGCGGTGATCCACCTGAAGGCGATTGCGGGGCGCATCGGCGTGCCGCTCGAGCTCGAGGACTGGATGCGCATCGGCCGCAATACGCCGACCATCGTCGACCTGCAGCCCTCGGGCCGCTTCCTGATGGAAGAGTTCTATTACGCGGGCGGTCTGCCGGCAGTGCTGCGGCGTCTGGGCGAAGCGAACCTGCTGCCGCATCCCAATGCGCTCACGGTCAACGGCAAGTCGATCTGGGACAACATGCGCGAAGCGCCGAACTACAACGACGAAGTAATCCGGCCACTGGACAAGCCGCTGATCGAAGACGGCGGCATCTGCATCCTGCGCGGCAATCTGGCGCCGCGCGGCGCGGTGCTGAAACCGTCGGCGGCGACACCCGAGCTGCTCAAGCATCGCGGCCGCGCCGTGGTGTTCGAGAACTTCGATCACTACAAGGCGACCATCGGCGACGAATCGCTCGACGTCGACAAGGACTCGATCCTCGTGATGAAGAACTGCGGCCCGCGCGGCTATCCGGGCATGGCCGAGGTCGGCAACATGGGCCTGCCGCCCAAGCTGCTGCGCCAGGGCGTGAAGGACATGGTGCGCATTTCGGACGCGCGCATGAGCGGCACGGCCTACGGCACGGTGGTGCTGCACGTAGCGCCGGAAGCGGCGGCGGGCGGCCCGCTCGCGGCGGTGCGCAACGGCGACTGGATCGAGCTCGATTGCGAGGCGGGCCGGTTGCATCTCGACATCAGCGACGAGGAACTGCTGCGGCGTCTCTCCGACGTCGATCCGGTGGCCGCGCCGGGCGTGGCGGAGCAGCAGGGCAAGGGCGGCTATGCGCGTCTCTATGTCGATCACGTGCTGCAGGCCGACGAAGGTTGTGACCTCGATTTCCTCGTGGGCAAGCGCGGCGCCGCCGTGCCGCGCCACTCGCACTGA